The Lolium rigidum isolate FL_2022 chromosome 2, APGP_CSIRO_Lrig_0.1, whole genome shotgun sequence genomic interval CTGGACATGAAAAACGGCAGGAAATAAAGGCCTTGCTCTAGGAGATTGAGCACTGAAGTAACTACATCAGTCTAGCAGAACATAACTGTGCTAATCAAGTGCCGTAATATACAAAGATATATATGCAAGTATGCCTGACAAAACATGTTCACACAAAGAGAGGGATCTAGGTTACTACGCTATGACCAAATTGCACCCCGAACTAAAGATATGCACCTATGAAAGAAGAGATCCAGAGTAACAAATTAAGCGACTGAAAATGCCTTCCTCAAAGAGCATCAACAAGACTGAATGTCTCATCTTGACGATGAGATTCATGCACTTTGACCATGCCAAAATTAAGAAAATTTGGGATGCAGGGAGGTAGTAAAGTTCTAATATCATAGATCAATACTCCATAGTTGAGAACAATAATAAGACGTTTAATACATCATATTAAGGACCAAATGACGGCAGCTTAGCTGCTTATGCAAAATGACATTACTAATAGGTAAGATGAGCTAAGTTCCGAGTCCAAGGGCAATGCAAACCAGGAGTCCGTCCTGAACATTCATACATGCTCTATGGAGAATGGCTCCTCCTCCCCGTCTTCTCCTTGCATCGCATGGTACGGAAATGGAATAATGCTCTCTTTGAGGCGAAGCTGAGTAAATTCCATGCAATATTGACCCGTCCCAACGTTCACCAGTCCTAAGAACCTCCCATCAATGTCGCAGCGCAACGCATGTCTTGCATCAAACATGCCCAGAAGCTCACCATCGTCAAGCGCAGCCATACTGGCGATACCGCGCATCCATTTCACCCTTGAATTAAGTGGTATTTGCTTTTCCCTTTTGAAAGGCGCCTGATCCACCACTGATAGGTCGATCCTGTACTTGAAAGCCCAGATTTCGGCGTCGTAATCCTGCATCACCCATACATCAACACCGGTGTCAGGGTAACGAGAGCTACCTGAGAAAGCAAGCCTCCCCTTCATGTTGAACAACTTCAAATTGTAGGACATCCGGGGAGGGCAGGGCATCCACCGGAATGACTCAACTTGTGTGTCGAATACGATAATTTGTTCATCGACGCCCGTCAGATATGTGGCGCAATAGGGATGCCAGTGCAGGTTGCCGTGGTCGACTACTGGAAAATGGATGGAACAGAACAACACGGCGAGTAACTTATGTTCCATGGAATACGGCGATGCTGTTGGCAGTCTGACTTCGACGTGCCTCGGCCTATCGCTTCCTAGTGTGAGGATATATAAACTGTATTTATGCAAGTGTTGTGAGACCCAGAGCACCCTGAGTTCTCTAGTTGGATGGTGGTGGTAGAAACCGATTATGGCGTTGTCGACGTCTTGCGCAAAACCTATCTGGTTTTGGTGAATTTGGGGCTGCGGCAGGAGAGCGTGCTTGCGGATGACCGGGTTGCAGACGTAGGATCGGGATCCCCAGGAAACGGCGAGGAGGCCGTCACAGGCGCCTCTGAGGCGAACCTTGTCACGGTGCTTGGCGCCTGGGAGGAAGGGCCAGAGCACGCCAGCGCCGAGGGCGACGACCATCCCCCGGCCATCGATGATGGGGAGCGACGGCTGGCGGCGGTGGTGCCGGAGCATGAACTCGGGCGTGGAGGTGGCGCTGCGCCACGACGCGCTGACAGCGCGGCAGCGGCCGACGTCCTTGGACGGAAGACGGGTGAGTATGGTGTCGATGATCTCCTCGGGCAGGTCCTCGAGCAGGGTGGCGCCTCTCCCGTCCGGCATGGTCGGGTCCTGCCAACTGCAAAGGGAGTGTGGCGACGTTGGCTGACACGGGGCGGGGGTGAAACCGTACAGGAGGAGAGCTCGAACCGTACAGAGGCGCGAGGTCGGCAATGGCGACTGAGATTGATCTCCTCCCTTTGGGTAATGTGCGAAATAGTGTCGCCGTGTCGCGGTCGGTGTGTTCGAATAGCGTGGGGAATAGTGTTCGTATAGTTCAGGATTTGTTTTCTCACGAACCCTAAGCAATTCCAAGAGACCTCAACGCCCCCCTCCAACTATTTCGGAACGTAATCTCTCAGGACTCAGGGCAGCGCCGGTTAGTGTGGGTTCATCTTGTGCAGTTACGCTTCATAATAATTTGCGTGCAAGTACTCTGATTTTTCGATTGAGGAGGATGTCAGTTTTAGATAGATACTACAGCAAAAGATGCGTCGGTCTCTGAAAATAAGGACTACAGGTTTTCAGCTTTATAACACAGAGCAGGTATAGTGTGGGTATTAGTCTGAAGAACTCTGGAACTGCTTGGAAAGGTTAGGGCCAACGTCAGCTTCAAGCTGAAGTCAGCTCCTGCGTGTGTGCACCATCCATTCCATCGACTTCTGCTGTTATATATTTTTTGAGGAAACAACGGGGGGCGATCGCCCACCTGAACTCAATTTTTCATTAATGCGGGAGTGGGTTACATGGGAGGCATAAAGCCTACAAAACAGGTCTGGGGCGGCATACCGTGCCCAAACAGAGCGAGAGTGAGAGATGGGGGAGGCTGGATACAGGGGGAACACAGGGCAAGGAGAAAGACATAATCTAAGAGATAGCCCGGCACCAAGACAGCAGGGCGCGCGTATCGACCCTAGGGGGGGCGCGGACGACCCACAGGCGGAGATGGTCTACCAACATGGCTAGAATGCGCGGAGTAGACATAAAATCTGCATCAAACACCATTCTGTTGCGGGATTTCCAGACGGTCCACAAGAGAGCTAAGATGGCTGTGTTGCGCGCTTCCGGGTGCATGGGAGGTAAGTCTTCGGAGAGAGCATCGAGGAGGGCCGGAACGTCGGCGCCCACATGGGGGCGACCTGAGGGGGAGACGACATTCcaaaggaggcggaggcgggggcAGCCGACAAACAAATGTGAGGTGTCTTCCAGTTGATTCAGGCAGAAGGGGCAGTTCGGGGAGGCCACACATCTGAAACGGTGTAGCAGCGCCCGTGTCCTGGTCTTGCGGAGGCGCAGTATCCAAAAGAACACCCGCACCTTTAGAGGCGCAAAGCAGGCCCAGTTGACGTCTTGCCCTGGGACGATACAACCCGAGGAGTGGAGGGACCGGTAGACGCTTCCAGTGGAGAAGTCGGTCAATGGGCTGAGCGATACAGAGCGAATGTCCGGCGATGAAGTGAGAGAGATCCGGGAGAGGCAAGCATGGATGAACTCCATCTCACCGGCGGCTGCTGCAGAAACTCGGTGAACAAGTGGAACTTCAACTGCACCATTCTCGAGGGCATCGGCAACAGTGGCGAGGGGGCATAGGCAGTGGGAGAAGGCCGCGGGGAGGGCTGCCGACAGGGGGCCCAGCGGAGTCCAAGCATCGTACCAGAGCGAGGTGGCGCGCCCGTCGCGGGGTTCAACTCTCGTAAAGGAGCGGTATAGTGGAATGAGCGACTGGAAGCACTTCCAAGCGGGGGTGGCCACCTGCGGGCGCACTGAGGTAACTGCGCTTCACCCACCTGGTCCACGGAGAGTCTCGTCCGGTGAACAAACCATGCAGCGCTTTCAGCAGGAGACATTTGTTCTGGAGACCAAGATCGATAACACCCAGTCCCCCTTCGGACCGCAGACGGCAAACATAGTCCCATGCAACTTGGCAGTCACCACCGGAGCATTTATCTTTTGCCTTCCAGAGCATCGCCCGTCGAGGTCTGTCCATTTTTGAGAGCGTCCCTTTTGGGATTGGCAGAACAGACATGGCGAATGACGGGAGGGCTGACAGGACTGCCGTAGTGAGGGTAAGGCGCCCGCCAATTGGGAGCAAGGATGTCCGCCATCCGGGCATGCGCTTGGAGATCTTGACGGAGAGGAATTCTAGCGCAGCCGCAGGCAACTTGTGGTCCGAGAGCGGCAATCCAAGGTATGTCTGCGGGAAGGAAGAGACGGGACAGCCGAGGATGTTTGCA includes:
- the LOC124690877 gene encoding uncharacterized protein LOC124690877, with protein sequence MPDGRGATLLEDLPEEIIDTILTRLPSKDVGRCRAVSASWRSATSTPEFMLRHHRRQPSLPIIDGRGMVVALGAGVLWPFLPGAKHRDKVRLRGACDGLLAVSWGSRSYVCNPVIRKHALLPQPQIHQNQIGFAQDVDNAIIGFYHHHPTRELRVLWVSQHLHKYSLYILTLGSDRPRHVEVRLPTASPYSMEHKLLAVLFCSIHFPVVDHGNLHWHPYCATYLTGVDEQIIVFDTQVESFRWMPCPPRMSYNLKLFNMKGRLAFSGSSRYPDTGVDVWVMQDYDAEIWAFKYRIDLSVVDQAPFKREKQIPLNSRVKWMRGIASMAALDDGELLGMFDARHALRCDIDGRFLGLVNVGTGQYCMEFTQLRLKESIIPFPYHAMQGEDGEEEPFSIEHV